The Doryrhamphus excisus isolate RoL2022-K1 chromosome 1, RoL_Dexc_1.0, whole genome shotgun sequence genome includes a window with the following:
- the LOC131123416 gene encoding inter-alpha-trypsin inhibitor heavy chain H3-like isoform X8, with product MDALFGFKRQLLRHPGYTVTGATMEGTLIRVSIFGLLLAFGSTQTNKADWEIYSFHINSTVSGRYATTVITSRVVNRKDESKEVEFHVRIPKNAFISKFRMFMDDQVYDGIVKAKEAAQQQYSQAVSRGESAGIVSSVGRTLEEFKTSVTVAALKKVTFELTYEELLKRRLGKYELQIHARPMQPVKDFKVDVYIHEKAGINFLDVRGGLSTNALANAITKKQLDKQAWVYFYPTLEQQKVCENCGEDGMNGDLVIVYDVNRHRSLGDIKSSDGYFVHHFAPSSLTRIPKNVVFVIDQSGSMHGRKMEQTRIALLHILNDLAEEDYFGLITFDSRIMYWKRELVQATPDNVESAKTFARNIQDRGSTNINTALLEGSQMLNQQPREGSASILILLTDGDPTSGVTNLEEIQSNVRAAIQDKFPLYCLGFGFDVNFGFLERMSLQNNGVARRIYEDSDADLQLKGFYDEVANPLLTNVTMTYEGSANLTQTTFSQYYNGSEIVVAGQITNNDIETFIPKVVAISRNASIIFTDTNGTAKPADDSNTQRVWAYLTVKQLLDKELQLSGSEKEKVKSEALRLSLKYGFVTPLTSMVVTKPTEETAEVLDKPSESAPPPPQPGTGSRLGMASPGLRGTSGRRNSHRRITSSTVKKSSPDIQHGYAGYIPVQYSPGGFFPPAHSPALPAIRFLLQAENHSLPLCFDVTGRSIIRLLHLPSAGVSVNGEVYDDHGFSRIAVHFDTDGVTVFIDTGAVTIKDGQTVTRHTGQGHITAGSAVVIKRDKEVDITAGETRLLILLHGKNGQEFLWPTLRQHPSGNAEGILAVKPVAYEEVHQGPITKLKLNGEEIDVSRSSAMDYCMYSPVRAPCWLTSADSALQAPLSRFTVSDL from the exons ATGGATGCTCTGTTTGGGTTTAAAAGGCAACTTTTGAGGCATCCCGGCTACACTGTGACCGGGGCCACCATGGAGGGGACCCTGATACGAGTCAGCATCTTTGGGCTGCTTCTGGCTTTTGGTAGCACTCAAACCAACAAG GCCGACTGGGAAATCTACAGCTTTCACATCAACTCCACGGTGAGCGGCCGCTACGCCACCACCGTCATCACCAGCCGCGTGGTCAACAGGAAAGACGAATCCAAAGAGGTGGAGTTCCATGTGCGAATTCCCAAGAATGCCTTCATCAGCAAGTTCAGAAT GTTTATGGACGACCAGGTGTACGATGGCATAGTGAAAGCTAAAGAAGCGGCTCAGCAGCAGTACAGTCAGGCCGTGTCTCGTGGCGAGAGTGCCGGCATTGTCAG CTCAGTGGGGAGGACTCTGGAGGAGTTCAAGACCTCCGTGACGGTGGCCGCGCTAAAAAAGGTGACCTTTGAACTCACATACGAGGAGCTGCTGAAACGCAGACTTGGCAAATACGAGCTGCAGATCCACGCTCGACCCATGCAGCCCGTCAAAGACTTCAAG GTGGATGTGTACATTCATGAGAAAGCCGGTATCAACTTCCTGGATGTTAGAGGAGGACTTAGCACCAATGCTCTGGCTAACGCTATCACCAAAAAACAACTGGACAAACAG GCTTGGGTCTACTTCTACCCGACGTTGGAGCAACAGAAAGTATGTGAAAACTGTGGAGAAGACGGCATGAATGGAGATCTGGTCATTGTCTATGACGTCAACAGACACAGGTCACTAGGGGACATCAAG AGCTCTGATGGATATTTTGTGCATCACTTTGCTCCCTCGAGTCTTACCCGCATCCCCAAGAATGTTGTCTTCGTCATCGATCAGAGCGGATCCATGCACGGACGCAAAATGGAACAG ACCCGAATCGCTTTGCTCCACATCTTGAATGACCTGGCAGAGGAGGACTACTTTGGTCTCATCACTTTCGACAGCAGAATTATGTACTGGAAACGAGAACTTGTTCAGGCTACGCCAGACAACGTGGAGAGCGCCAAAACATTTGCACGCAACATTCAAGATAGAGGAT CCACAAATATCAACACAGCCTTGCTGGAAGGATCCCAGATGCTGAATCAGCAACCCAGGGAAGGCTCAGCCTCCATCCTCATACTCCTCACTGATGGAGACCCAACCTCAG GTGTGACCAATCTGGAGGAAATCCAATCCAACGTGAGGGCGGCCATCCAAGACAAGTTCCCGCTCTACTgtcttggttttggttttgatgTCAACTTTGGCTTCCTGGAGAGGATGTCCTTGCAGAACAACGGTGTTGCACGGCGTATTTACGAGGACTCTGATGCAGATTTGCAACTGAAG GGATTCTATGACGAGGTGGCCAACCCCCTGCTGACCAACGTGACAATGACGTACGAGGGCAGTGCCAATCTGACCCAGACGACCTTCAGCCAGTACTACAACGGTTCTGAGATCGTGGTGGCCGGTCAGATAACCAACAACGACATAGAAACCTTCATTCCAAAAGTCGTGGCCATCTCC AGGAACGCAAGCATCATCTTTACTGACACCAACGGAACCGCCAAGCCCGCCGATGACAGCAACACTCAAAGGGTTTGGGCCTACCTGACCGTCAAACAACTCCTGGACAaaga GCTGCAGCTGAGCGGATCGGAGAAAGAGAAAGTGAAATCGGAGGCTTTGAGGCTGTCTCTGAAGTACGGCTTCGTGACCCCGCTCACGTCCATGGTGGTCACCAAGCCAACAGAGGAGACCGCAGAAGTGCTCGATAAGCCCAGCGAGAGCGCCCCGCCGCCACCGCAGCCCGGAACGGGGTCCCGATTAGGAATGGCCTCACCTGGGTTGAGGGGAACGTCGGGAAGACGGAACAGTCACAGACGTA TTACAAGCTCCACAG TCAAGAAATCATCCCCAG ATATACAGCATGGTTACGCAG gGTATATTCCAGTTCAATATTCCCCAG gAGGGTTTTTTCCACCTGCACATTCCCCAG CGCTGCCTGCCATCCGCTTTCTGCTCCAAGCTGAGAATCATTCTCTTCCGCTGTGTTTTGATGTGACTGGACGAAGCATCATTCGACTACTTCACCTGCCCAGTGCAG GTGTGTCTGTGAATGGTGAGGTGTACGACGACCACGGCTTCAGCAGGATCGCTGTCCACTTCGACACAGATGGCGTGACCGTCTTCATTGACACGGGTGCCGTCACCATTAAAGACGGACAGACAGTGACCCGGCACACTGGACAGGGGCACATTACTGCTGGAAG CGCGGTGGTGATCAAACGGGACAAGGAGGTTGACATCACAGCTGGAGAAACACGCCTGCTCATCTTGCTTCATGGGAAGAATGGACAGGAATTCCTCTGGCCGACTTTGAGGCAGCACCCATCTGGCAACGCTGAAGGAATTTTAG ctGTGAAGCCCGTAGCTTATGAAGAAGTGCACCAAGGTCCCATCACCAAACTTAAGCTGAACGGGGAAGAAATAGATGTTTCCAG ATCCTCCGCTATGGACTACTGCATGTACTCACCAGTCAGAGCACCTTGCTGGCTCACGTCCGCTGACTCGGCACTACAAGCACCACTCAGCCGTTTCACTGTCAGCGACCTTTAA